A single window of Vibrio sp. SCSIO 43137 DNA harbors:
- a CDS encoding ATP-binding protein, with translation MIRNYPEAETPCSVPATALRIVLTNLIRNAFQYTDEGHVSVQVLPDAMVFENEEYGDDEVTSEESIGLGLMLVEKTCNRMSWRLEIYRKTNGLKVTFRLKS, from the coding sequence GTGATCCGCAACTACCCTGAAGCAGAAACACCCTGCTCTGTTCCGGCGACGGCATTAAGGATTGTTCTGACTAACCTTATCCGCAACGCTTTCCAATATACCGATGAGGGTCACGTGTCTGTGCAAGTACTACCTGACGCAATGGTGTTCGAGAACGAAGAGTATGGCGACGATGAAGTTACCAGCGAAGAGAGTATAGGATTGGGGCTGATGCTGGTTGAGAAAACCTGTAACCGAATGAGCTGGAGATTAGAGATATATAGAAAAACAAACGGCCTGAAAGTGACATTTCGACTGAAGTCGTAG
- a CDS encoding ABC transporter ATP-binding protein — MAALTLRNINKTYPSDFTAIPQLDLDIQDGEFVVFVGPSGCGKSTLLRMIAGLEEISGGDLMFDGEKVNDLAPGKRGISMVFQNYALYPHMTVYDNMAFGLRNLKVDEAEIEKRIRYATKQLKMEHLLERRPREMSGGQQQRVAIGRSIVRKPRVFLFDEPLSNLDAALRQEMRTEIALLHSKLDATMIYVTHDQVEAMTMADRIVVLKDGLIEQVGTPMEIYEKPATKFVAEFIGAPKMNIFSCHLIEEHNEQKLLFDAGTKVSLGNRRIAGHQVYVGIRPKQISFAEDGNLGRARVEVIERLGDETNYLVRTNAGETVLVKSSVYNGEAVGDQVTLNFDIKDTHLFDMDGKRLEEVAYEQ, encoded by the coding sequence ATGGCAGCATTAACACTAAGAAATATTAATAAAACATACCCTTCAGATTTTACTGCGATTCCGCAACTGGATCTGGATATTCAGGATGGCGAGTTTGTGGTGTTTGTCGGCCCCTCTGGCTGTGGCAAATCTACCCTGCTGCGGATGATTGCCGGTCTGGAGGAGATCAGCGGCGGCGATCTGATGTTTGACGGCGAGAAGGTAAATGATCTGGCGCCCGGCAAGCGGGGTATCTCCATGGTTTTCCAGAACTATGCCCTTTATCCGCATATGACGGTATACGACAACATGGCGTTTGGTCTGCGTAACCTCAAGGTTGATGAGGCAGAGATAGAAAAGCGTATCCGCTATGCCACCAAACAACTGAAGATGGAACATTTGCTGGAGCGTCGCCCGAGAGAGATGTCCGGTGGTCAGCAGCAGCGTGTCGCTATCGGCCGTTCAATAGTACGTAAACCACGGGTATTTCTGTTTGACGAACCTCTATCGAATCTTGATGCCGCATTGAGGCAGGAGATGCGTACCGAGATTGCCCTGCTGCACTCCAAGCTGGATGCCACCATGATCTATGTGACTCATGATCAGGTCGAAGCCATGACCATGGCCGATCGCATTGTGGTGCTGAAAGACGGCCTGATTGAACAGGTTGGAACACCGATGGAGATCTATGAAAAGCCGGCCACCAAGTTTGTGGCGGAGTTTATCGGTGCGCCTAAGATGAACATCTTCTCTTGTCATCTGATAGAGGAACACAATGAGCAGAAGCTGCTGTTTGATGCCGGTACCAAAGTAAGCCTTGGCAACCGTCGTATTGCCGGCCATCAGGTGTACGTAGGAATCAGGCCTAAACAGATTAGCTTTGCAGAAGACGGAAATCTCGGCCGTGCCAGAGTTGAGGTAATAGAGCGTCTGGGTGATGAAACCAACTATCTGGTACGCACCAATGCCGGCGAAACAGTACTGGTGAAATCCTCTGTTTATAACGGCGAAGCGGTCGGAGATCAAGTCACCCTCAATTTTGATATTAAGGACACACACCTGTTCGACATGGACGGTAAGCGACTGGAAGAGGTGGCTTATGAACAGTAA
- a CDS encoding GNAT family N-acetyltransferase, whose amino-acid sequence MYEYKKITSNQIPIELLLEADPSEACIGRYLQGATCFATYLTGDNGEETIVAACVTNQSSDSDSVNEAEIYNIAVSPLHQKQGIGSTLLVYVLEQLKEQGFDRVILGTGTFGYQLTYYQRAGFRVEGVRKNYFIKHYPEPIYEHGLQHIDMLKLGIDL is encoded by the coding sequence ATGTATGAATATAAAAAGATAACTTCGAATCAGATTCCTATAGAACTCTTGTTGGAAGCTGACCCTTCTGAAGCCTGTATTGGTCGTTACCTGCAAGGAGCAACATGCTTTGCGACTTACTTGACTGGTGATAATGGTGAAGAAACGATCGTCGCAGCGTGTGTGACAAATCAGAGCAGTGATAGTGACTCGGTTAACGAGGCAGAGATCTATAACATTGCTGTATCTCCTCTGCATCAGAAGCAAGGTATTGGTAGTACACTGCTGGTGTATGTTTTAGAGCAGTTGAAAGAGCAGGGCTTTGATAGAGTTATTCTGGGGACAGGCACCTTTGGTTATCAGCTAACTTATTATCAGCGAGCTGGTTTTCGTGTCGAAGGCGTTAGGAAAAACTACTTCATCAAGCATTACCCTGAGCCTATCTACGAGCATGGTTTGCAGCATATTGATATGTTGAAACTGGGAATTGATTTGTGA
- a CDS encoding IS110 family transposase produces the protein MKCSVISIDLAKNVFQICALSNERTVLFNKKVKRSNLLHELRQFEPTLVVMEACYSSNPWGRRIQKLGHTVKCIPAFAVKPFVIGNKNDNNDALAIAEASFRPTLRFVPIKSIEQQDVQSLHKIRELLIKQRGAWMNQLRGLLAEYGEVLPKGIAHIKRQLPLILEDNSNELTPVSRGFITRIALNIRLCSKQIKDIEIELQHLLAQRNDYQRLLNVPGVGPIVASALLAYINDIGCFKNGRQFAAWVGLTPRQYASGDINRLGKISKRGNRTLRKLLIHGARAILSRSSGKDDRLSQWMNGLKERMHPCKCTVALANKLARIIWVVLATKTEFQASKACA, from the coding sequence ATGAAATGTAGTGTTATTAGTATCGATTTAGCAAAGAATGTCTTTCAAATTTGCGCACTCAGTAACGAAAGAACAGTCTTGTTCAACAAGAAAGTAAAACGCTCTAACTTGCTGCATGAGCTACGACAGTTCGAACCGACTCTGGTCGTTATGGAAGCCTGCTACTCTTCCAACCCTTGGGGGCGTCGTATTCAGAAGCTCGGCCATACCGTTAAGTGTATTCCTGCTTTTGCGGTGAAGCCGTTCGTTATTGGCAATAAAAACGACAACAACGATGCACTGGCAATCGCTGAAGCCTCATTCCGGCCAACACTGCGTTTTGTTCCCATCAAATCGATTGAGCAACAAGATGTTCAGTCTCTTCATAAAATCAGGGAGTTACTCATTAAGCAGCGTGGTGCTTGGATGAACCAGCTCAGGGGATTACTTGCCGAGTATGGTGAAGTACTTCCCAAGGGCATTGCGCATATAAAACGTCAGTTACCTTTAATTTTAGAAGATAACAGCAATGAACTGACGCCTGTCTCGCGTGGTTTTATCACCAGAATTGCGCTTAATATTCGCTTATGCTCTAAGCAGATTAAAGACATCGAAATAGAATTACAGCATCTTCTTGCCCAGCGAAATGACTATCAAAGGCTGCTTAATGTTCCCGGAGTTGGGCCGATAGTGGCCTCAGCACTTCTGGCTTATATCAATGACATTGGTTGCTTTAAAAATGGCCGCCAGTTCGCCGCCTGGGTTGGATTAACGCCTCGACAATACGCCAGTGGAGATATCAACCGGCTGGGTAAAATCAGCAAACGGGGAAACCGGACACTCAGAAAGCTTCTCATTCATGGAGCGCGAGCAATACTAAGCAGAAGCTCGGGCAAAGACGACCGCCTCAGCCAGTGGATGAATGGCTTAAAAGAGCGTATGCACCCATGTAAATGTACCGTAGCTTTAGCTAATAAGCTTGCTCGTATTATCTGGGTGGTATTAGCAACGAAAACAGAGTTCCAAGCTTCTAAAGCATGTGCTTAG
- a CDS encoding transposase, which yields MTTARKQLVSPETTPYYHCVSRCVRHSFLCGEDPVTKKCFEHRRGWIERKIYSLSAVYCIDICAYAVMSNHYHLVLHINKEEALELTDAMVVERWQQNHKLPFLIQGWLTNQLKSEAERRAAAKIIESWRSRLWDLSWFMKELNFDIACKANREDDCKGHFWESRFKSQALLDEQALISAMTYVDLNPLRAGVAQTPETSEYTSIKARLEALNSEQETAPCLYPFVGNPTNKLVKGIPFRLLDYIELVDWTARQYRADRSSLDSSTPSILQRLSINQIKWFNAATKLERYKSTAVGCACHLEHAKQSLNKKRLNLFRLDG from the coding sequence ATGACAACAGCAAGAAAGCAATTAGTCTCACCAGAAACAACACCTTATTATCACTGTGTCTCTCGTTGTGTCAGGCACAGTTTTCTTTGTGGCGAAGACCCGGTTACAAAGAAATGCTTTGAACATCGAAGAGGGTGGATTGAACGAAAAATCTATTCTCTTTCAGCCGTTTATTGTATTGATATTTGCGCTTATGCCGTCATGAGTAACCACTACCACCTTGTCTTACATATCAATAAAGAGGAGGCTTTGGAGTTAACTGATGCAATGGTGGTTGAGCGTTGGCAACAAAACCATAAACTTCCTTTTCTTATACAGGGTTGGCTGACAAATCAGTTGAAATCCGAGGCTGAAAGACGAGCTGCAGCTAAGATAATCGAGTCTTGGCGCTCTCGCCTATGGGATCTAAGTTGGTTTATGAAAGAGCTAAATTTTGATATCGCATGCAAAGCAAATCGGGAAGACGACTGTAAAGGACATTTCTGGGAAAGCCGCTTTAAGAGTCAGGCCTTACTTGATGAGCAGGCGTTGATTTCTGCAATGACTTATGTTGATTTAAATCCGCTGCGGGCAGGAGTTGCTCAGACACCCGAAACATCAGAATACACATCGATAAAAGCTAGGTTGGAGGCTCTGAATAGTGAGCAGGAGACAGCTCCGTGCCTGTATCCATTTGTTGGAAATCCTACTAACAAACTAGTTAAAGGAATCCCGTTTAGACTTTTAGACTATATCGAATTGGTTGACTGGACGGCGAGACAATATCGTGCAGATAGGAGTTCGCTGGACTCTTCTACGCCATCAATACTTCAACGTTTGAGTATCAATCAAATCAAGTGGTTTAATGCGGCGACTAAACTTGAGCGCTACAAAAGTACAGCTGTGGGGTGTGCATGTCATCTTGAGCATGCGAAACAGAGCCTAAACAAAAAGCGCTTGAATCTATTCCGGCTGGATGGATGA
- a CDS encoding carbohydrate ABC transporter permease, whose product MAYLFLAPFLSLYVVLIVYPLFKGFYISLHDWDLVGFTKEYIGLDNYREMFADDMFRTVIYNTFKFVLFGVTLMTSLSLALALALNRQGRYFSFVRTIFCCSGVLSVTVIAIIWQKVLTPNSGLIANILQSFGLEAIPFTGSIDWAAASIIVATLWWGVGFPVMLFLAGLQQIPHELYEAALIDNAGPWKRFTSITLPSLSRTLIFVVLTQTVGHFQFFGQVQLLTAGGPANSTRTIVQYIYETGWRDWSLGYGSSMSMILFIIMAAVSFLQFKTQK is encoded by the coding sequence ATGGCCTATCTGTTTCTGGCTCCGTTCCTTAGTTTGTATGTGGTGCTGATTGTCTATCCGCTGTTTAAAGGCTTTTATATTAGCCTGCATGACTGGGATCTGGTGGGCTTTACCAAGGAATACATAGGGCTGGATAACTACCGCGAAATGTTTGCTGATGACATGTTCCGCACCGTTATCTACAACACTTTTAAGTTTGTGTTGTTCGGCGTCACTCTGATGACCAGTTTGTCGCTGGCACTGGCGTTGGCACTGAACCGGCAGGGACGTTACTTCTCTTTTGTTCGCACCATCTTTTGCTGCTCAGGTGTGTTGTCGGTAACGGTTATTGCCATTATCTGGCAGAAGGTGCTGACACCAAACAGCGGCCTTATCGCCAACATACTGCAGAGTTTTGGTCTGGAAGCGATTCCTTTCACAGGAAGCATCGACTGGGCTGCAGCCTCCATTATCGTGGCAACCCTTTGGTGGGGTGTGGGTTTCCCGGTAATGCTCTTTCTGGCCGGATTACAGCAGATACCCCATGAGCTGTATGAGGCGGCGCTTATAGATAATGCTGGTCCATGGAAGAGGTTCACCAGTATTACTTTGCCGTCACTGTCACGCACCCTGATTTTTGTGGTGCTTACCCAGACGGTCGGCCATTTTCAATTCTTCGGACAGGTACAACTACTGACGGCCGGCGGGCCGGCTAACTCAACACGAACCATTGTTCAGTACATCTATGAAACCGGCTGGCGTGACTGGTCATTGGGTTACGGCTCATCTATGTCAATGATTCTGTTCATTATTATGGCCGCCGTTAGTTTTTTACAGTTTAAGACTCAGAAGTAG
- a CDS encoding Lnb N-terminal periplasmic domain-containing protein, which produces MSPVFCILLSVTLLLPRTVLASGSLSEKQMEQWAKLLHFKGGNSTISSPDFFLSKNGSSDADDELMATISAFTRPSEMAHCRYPARYIWVKANFGSDLGLSLQDCDDYQQWIQHSDTESVSLVYVTGYLGNPASFFGHLMMKFNRRDDHKTEIELLDTGINFGADAHPDDNPVKYVLYGIFGGYSASYTTATYYLHTASYAENEQRELWEYELNLTEPEVALLQAHLFELQNVDFNYYFLSDNCSTAFKDILSIVLQQPLDTGVQPWDMPIDIFHALPEAEHRGKPLVKKVNQRQSKYSRIQNKYLALSDAEKQQALTIAKDISELTSFMQSDDFSDYEKAKVLDVLTEYTELLLVTKKESNTDYKEQKRKLLLARLQLASFAVEWPESIAKPPHLAQLPINLGMGAGYSDNYGSYVSLRGYGAYYDFLSIDAARLKDSALTVLDTELHVTEDKVRLKKLDFINIASLNTNDVDLFENDRLAWQLALSVEHSECHDDECYRSLFKGYLGVADRWFNGLSAYAMLGGQVDFAYFDDSAFQLPAGLMYSWSDSWKTHLRIVPSLGLNGEGWDFAFYGDTRFNISNKADVRFSVESSYDKLVGVYYNRYF; this is translated from the coding sequence GTGTCGCCTGTTTTCTGTATTCTGCTGTCTGTGACTCTACTGCTTCCGCGAACTGTACTGGCATCGGGTTCGCTTAGCGAAAAACAGATGGAACAGTGGGCAAAGCTGCTGCACTTTAAAGGAGGCAATAGTACTATCTCCAGCCCTGATTTTTTCCTTTCTAAAAACGGCAGTTCTGATGCAGATGATGAACTGATGGCGACTATTAGTGCCTTTACCAGACCATCAGAAATGGCCCATTGCCGTTACCCTGCCCGCTATATCTGGGTTAAAGCGAATTTCGGTTCTGATTTGGGACTGTCCTTGCAAGATTGCGACGACTATCAACAGTGGATTCAGCATAGTGATACTGAATCGGTCAGTCTGGTATATGTCACTGGCTATCTCGGCAACCCGGCCTCTTTTTTTGGCCACCTAATGATGAAATTTAATCGTCGGGATGACCATAAAACAGAAATAGAGCTGCTGGATACGGGTATCAACTTCGGGGCAGATGCTCACCCTGATGACAACCCGGTGAAATATGTATTGTACGGTATTTTTGGTGGCTACAGTGCCAGTTACACTACAGCAACTTACTACCTCCATACTGCCAGCTATGCTGAAAACGAGCAGCGTGAACTATGGGAGTACGAACTTAACCTGACCGAGCCTGAAGTTGCCTTGCTGCAGGCGCACCTGTTTGAGCTACAGAATGTTGATTTCAACTACTACTTCTTGAGTGACAACTGCTCTACGGCATTTAAAGATATTCTGAGTATTGTTCTGCAACAGCCTCTCGACACGGGCGTTCAGCCATGGGATATGCCCATCGATATATTCCACGCACTTCCGGAAGCAGAGCATCGCGGAAAGCCGTTGGTGAAAAAGGTCAATCAGCGTCAGTCTAAGTACAGTCGTATTCAAAACAAGTATCTGGCTCTTAGTGATGCAGAAAAGCAGCAGGCACTCACCATTGCTAAAGACATTTCAGAGCTGACATCTTTTATGCAGTCAGATGATTTTTCTGACTATGAAAAAGCCAAAGTTCTGGATGTGCTGACCGAGTATACCGAACTGCTATTGGTCACAAAAAAGGAGTCTAATACCGACTACAAGGAGCAAAAACGTAAGTTGCTGCTGGCAAGGCTACAGCTAGCTAGCTTCGCCGTTGAATGGCCAGAGAGTATAGCCAAGCCGCCCCATTTAGCTCAGTTGCCTATTAATCTCGGTATGGGGGCAGGTTATAGCGATAACTATGGCAGCTATGTGAGCTTGCGGGGATATGGCGCTTATTATGACTTTTTGTCTATCGATGCAGCACGGCTAAAAGATTCAGCTCTTACGGTTCTGGATACCGAACTGCATGTGACCGAAGACAAAGTTCGCCTCAAAAAGCTGGATTTCATTAATATTGCTTCCCTCAACACCAATGATGTGGACTTGTTTGAAAATGACCGTTTGGCCTGGCAGTTGGCTCTCTCAGTGGAGCATAGCGAATGTCATGACGATGAGTGTTACCGGTCTCTGTTCAAAGGTTATTTAGGCGTTGCAGATCGCTGGTTTAACGGCCTGTCGGCTTACGCAATGCTTGGCGGCCAAGTTGATTTCGCCTACTTCGATGACTCAGCTTTTCAGCTACCTGCAGGATTAATGTATAGCTGGTCTGACAGTTGGAAAACACACCTGCGGATAGTGCCCTCACTTGGGTTGAATGGTGAAGGTTGGGATTTTGCCTTTTACGGGGACACACGCTTTAACATCAGTAACAAAGCTGATGTCCGCTTTAGCGTTGAAAGTAGCTACGACAAGCTGGTAGGGGTTTATTACAACAGGTATTTTTAG
- a CDS encoding carbohydrate ABC transporter permease: protein MAFAKTIADIDPATRKLNWVTAVAVGVLAYVWIYPLLWILSLSFRSNSSLRLSTNGLFPSEFSFSHYVEIFTNSETLTWFINSMTVALVVTLVHLVIASLAGYAFARLEFKGKRFVFPFVIAGLMVPEQAIFIPLHTMFAEWGIHNSYLGLILPRLPLAFGVFLMTQFFKGIPKDIDEAAAIDNATQFQIFYKLILPLSKPALTTLGIFTFLGAWNDYLWPLVSATDSSMYTVTIGLASMLGPYGGTEQLGTLGAAAVTACLPMLIMFIIFQRYLVQGISMNVGK, encoded by the coding sequence ATGGCATTTGCAAAAACGATAGCAGATATCGATCCGGCAACCAGAAAACTGAACTGGGTAACCGCCGTGGCAGTAGGGGTTCTGGCCTATGTGTGGATCTACCCATTGCTGTGGATCCTTAGCCTGTCCTTCCGCTCAAACTCGTCTCTGAGACTGAGTACTAACGGGCTGTTTCCGTCGGAGTTTTCTTTCTCTCACTATGTGGAGATATTTACTAACTCAGAAACACTTACCTGGTTTATTAACAGCATGACCGTCGCTCTTGTGGTTACCCTTGTGCACCTGGTGATTGCCTCGCTGGCCGGTTACGCCTTTGCCCGGCTGGAGTTTAAGGGTAAGCGTTTTGTGTTCCCTTTTGTTATCGCTGGGTTGATGGTTCCGGAGCAGGCGATTTTTATTCCCCTGCACACCATGTTCGCTGAGTGGGGTATACACAACAGCTACCTTGGCCTGATATTGCCACGACTACCGCTGGCCTTTGGTGTGTTCCTGATGACTCAGTTTTTTAAAGGGATACCCAAAGATATTGATGAAGCGGCGGCGATAGATAACGCCACTCAGTTCCAGATTTTCTACAAGCTGATACTGCCGCTGTCGAAGCCGGCACTGACTACTCTGGGCATCTTTACCTTCCTAGGTGCATGGAACGATTACCTGTGGCCGTTGGTATCGGCAACCGATTCAAGCATGTACACGGTGACTATCGGTCTGGCTTCAATGTTGGGGCCATATGGCGGCACAGAGCAGCTCGGCACCCTTGGTGCAGCAGCAGTAACCGCCTGCCTGCCGATGCTGATTATGTTCATTATTTTTCAACGCTACCTCGTTCAGGGCATCTCTATGAACGTAGGAAAGTAA
- a CDS encoding DUF3015 family protein, with translation MKNRIFVLLLSTFAFLPNANASLDGIYKGCGLGHWIANGYANGWLAVTTNVTFDLGTTASISYYSSPSTCSGPFYAAAQFIDRTYPELEQETVQGEGEHMVAMLNILECGQTEQQLVRNNIRNDFAKVLANDSYAEMPHHEKADSYYRIVAKHASKQCTAS, from the coding sequence TTGAAAAACAGAATCTTTGTTTTGCTATTAAGCACTTTTGCTTTTCTGCCAAACGCCAACGCTTCTCTCGATGGCATTTATAAAGGCTGCGGCCTTGGCCACTGGATTGCCAACGGTTATGCAAACGGCTGGCTGGCGGTTACCACAAACGTTACTTTCGACCTGGGTACAACTGCATCCATCTCTTACTATTCGAGCCCATCAACCTGCTCGGGTCCATTCTATGCAGCCGCCCAGTTTATCGACCGAACTTATCCGGAATTGGAGCAAGAGACAGTACAAGGTGAAGGCGAACATATGGTCGCGATGCTGAATATCCTTGAATGCGGACAAACTGAGCAACAATTGGTGCGTAATAACATCCGGAATGACTTTGCCAAAGTGCTGGCCAATGATAGCTATGCTGAAATGCCTCACCACGAAAAGGCTGACAGTTACTACCGAATTGTGGCGAAACACGCTTCAAAGCAGTGTACGGCGTCTTAA
- a CDS encoding GNAT family N-acetyltransferase, protein MQSKAITTERLTLTPVSGDDLDIYTTLLTSKETTRYLPGGKPFYKTYIENYLQQKLAHWQKGYGTFIVSLKQSGVKIGYAGVESVGRSDSREELNDIRYALLPEFYDKGYAEEAARAVIDFTFRQAGLNVIYGVAVLENTPSVKLLNKLGMSTTSERLYDSDDLVTMKIMKIKRTYMVTPIK, encoded by the coding sequence ATGCAATCCAAAGCAATAACAACAGAGCGCTTAACATTAACGCCGGTTTCTGGTGACGATCTCGACATTTACACTACATTACTAACCAGCAAAGAAACCACGCGATACCTGCCGGGAGGGAAACCTTTCTACAAAACTTATATAGAAAACTACCTGCAACAGAAACTAGCTCATTGGCAAAAGGGTTACGGTACCTTTATCGTTTCTCTAAAGCAGTCGGGCGTGAAGATAGGCTATGCGGGAGTAGAGTCGGTTGGAAGAAGTGATAGCAGGGAAGAGTTAAACGACATTCGTTATGCCTTACTGCCGGAGTTTTACGACAAAGGCTATGCAGAGGAAGCAGCCCGAGCCGTTATAGATTTTACTTTCCGGCAAGCTGGCCTAAACGTTATTTACGGCGTGGCCGTTCTGGAAAATACACCTTCAGTTAAGCTGTTAAATAAGCTGGGGATGTCTACGACCAGCGAACGACTATATGACAGTGATGATTTGGTTACGATGAAGATTATGAAAATTAAAAGGACATATATGGTCACTCCAATCAAGTAA
- a CDS encoding extracellular solute-binding protein — protein sequence MKQQLLSISVIAAMGLAFSANASASTIEVSHFFSGCSAKWAANADLEAARGQGECAIVNALINSYNKTNKDGVEVKYKALPENTYYDSYRASFATGDQPDISIMHSSVMPGYVKRKLITSVEPVIQGAAIDKKDFFNTVKESVSYNGDMYAIPFDSHSLLWHVNVDLFEKAGLINDLGEPIMPHSRKELLEQAKLIKEKTGKDYITMSMNDVNMSNPVWFWQSLVGQQGGHYTNNSNDKATFSTPEGQEALSLIKELVDKGYVKPYTEYNASEQAFLNGEAAVFANGTWVVDYYNSQTKKDGALLKQYSAQAFPKIYNKDGVWQDNHNWVVSSKKGRTNEQSKAIGSFLEYLSDNSNYWATTGHMPVRESIAMSDFVLKLPQRTQYLKNITSGIPVPPIQNGRAFLEVARDEFKSAWLTDKPVKETLESAEKRANRVMNR from the coding sequence ATGAAACAACAACTTCTGTCAATTTCCGTTATCGCGGCAATGGGGCTGGCATTCAGTGCCAACGCTTCGGCCAGCACTATCGAAGTGAGCCACTTCTTCAGCGGATGTTCTGCAAAATGGGCGGCTAATGCTGACCTTGAAGCGGCGCGTGGTCAGGGTGAATGTGCCATCGTAAACGCTCTGATTAACAGCTACAACAAAACCAATAAAGATGGTGTTGAAGTTAAGTACAAGGCGTTGCCGGAAAACACTTATTACGATTCGTATCGTGCCTCTTTTGCCACGGGTGATCAGCCGGATATTTCCATTATGCACAGCTCAGTTATGCCGGGTTATGTGAAACGTAAGCTGATTACTTCTGTAGAGCCGGTGATTCAGGGAGCCGCTATCGATAAGAAAGACTTCTTTAACACGGTAAAAGAGTCTGTAAGTTACAACGGTGATATGTATGCTATTCCGTTTGATTCTCACTCTCTGCTTTGGCACGTGAATGTTGATCTGTTTGAGAAAGCTGGCCTGATCAATGATTTAGGCGAGCCAATTATGCCCCACAGCCGTAAAGAGCTGCTTGAGCAGGCAAAATTGATTAAAGAGAAAACCGGTAAAGACTACATCACTATGTCGATGAACGACGTAAACATGTCTAACCCTGTTTGGTTCTGGCAGTCTCTGGTTGGTCAGCAGGGCGGGCACTACACTAACAACAGTAACGACAAAGCAACCTTTAGCACGCCGGAAGGTCAGGAAGCACTGTCACTGATTAAAGAGCTGGTGGATAAGGGATATGTGAAGCCGTATACCGAGTATAACGCCTCAGAACAGGCCTTCCTGAATGGTGAAGCAGCGGTGTTTGCCAACGGTACCTGGGTGGTGGATTACTACAACAGCCAGACCAAGAAAGACGGCGCACTACTTAAGCAATACAGTGCTCAGGCATTCCCTAAAATCTACAATAAAGATGGTGTGTGGCAGGACAACCACAACTGGGTAGTGAGTAGCAAAAAAGGCAGAACCAATGAACAGAGCAAAGCTATTGGTTCTTTCCTTGAGTATCTGAGTGATAACAGCAACTACTGGGCAACTACGGGGCATATGCCGGTTCGTGAGTCTATTGCTATGAGTGACTTTGTTCTTAAGCTGCCTCAGCGTACTCAGTATCTGAAAAACATCACTTCAGGTATTCCGGTACCACCAATCCAGAACGGTCGTGCATTCCTTGAAGTAGCGCGTGACGAGTTTAAATCAGCATGGCTGACAGATAAGCCGGTGAAAGAGACCCTTGAGTCTGCTGAAAAACGTGCAAACCGGGTGATGAACCGTTAA
- a CDS encoding Crp/Fnr family transcriptional regulator, which translates to MTASFISLLDEQQKQALFADRKQLSCPAGHQLFQKGDCADNMYLLEKGKVSLYRLMPNGDEKLFRVFLAGDLIAELALFMQPREYPMSARVEQDSELSAFSCQQVQSVVTHSPELSLKVMSFMSNRICHLMNTVNILTQVNANQRLVMKLAEIYRSQMVKGDKLSIPVTKKLLATQLGMTPETLSRAMKKLKSDGHIIESGSHITLVDIPSLCRSVDLTPEIFS; encoded by the coding sequence GTGACCGCAAGTTTTATATCATTGCTGGATGAACAGCAGAAGCAGGCGCTATTTGCAGACAGAAAACAGCTTAGTTGTCCGGCAGGTCATCAGCTATTTCAGAAGGGAGACTGTGCCGACAATATGTATCTTCTGGAGAAGGGCAAGGTCAGCCTGTACCGCTTAATGCCAAATGGTGATGAGAAGTTATTCAGAGTGTTTCTGGCAGGAGATCTTATCGCTGAACTGGCGCTGTTTATGCAGCCGAGAGAATACCCTATGAGTGCCCGTGTTGAGCAAGATTCAGAGTTGAGTGCTTTTAGCTGCCAACAGGTGCAGTCTGTTGTTACTCATTCTCCTGAGTTGTCTCTGAAAGTGATGAGTTTTATGAGTAACCGCATCTGTCATCTGATGAATACGGTTAATATTCTGACTCAGGTAAATGCCAACCAGAGGCTGGTAATGAAGCTGGCTGAAATTTATCGCTCGCAAATGGTTAAAGGCGATAAGCTCTCTATTCCAGTGACAAAGAAACTACTGGCAACACAACTTGGTATGACGCCTGAGACTCTTTCCCGCGCAATGAAAAAACTTAAATCCGATGGTCATATTATTGAATCGGGAAGTCATATTACTCTGGTCGATATTCCGTCTCTTTGCCGCTCGGTTGATTTAACCCCCGAGATATTTTCCTGA